One Hypanus sabinus isolate sHypSab1 chromosome 4, sHypSab1.hap1, whole genome shotgun sequence genomic region harbors:
- the dusp27 gene encoding serine/threonine/tyrosine-interacting-like protein 2, which translates to MATADNNNNEQVVPGDTEQDDVHSVQARYLRSPSPSRFSIVSDTDTESIFMEPIHLSSAVAATMIINEELKPKEIKIEPMSPKMMESAEQLLVEDLYNRVKVKIDDRSKYNTPCIMDIQHALMRKMEAPLEIISEVWPNVFIAEKSAAVNKGRLKRLGITHILNAAHGTGVYTSKAFYTGLEIEYLGIEADDFPDFDLSKYFRKAAEFMDEALLTCRGKVLVCSVMGTSRSAAFVAAYLMIFHHMTIMEALMTLRKKRPIYPNEGFIKQLRELNENLLDERSQCDLEDDDETLSQCSVIEAKAFVAEEETQSIVGVQAHSIMVEEEEDTSSLIAGSLMSSVAKTNVTSKDPLIDEEEEERIYREWRAKQGLSPVESTYKPRRRSPELPDDPEKENDLDWLIREWQSKNEKFETDLSCQFLSNNEGDAECQNARRRQLASDRDGTESVSSIDSDLLQQRLEDCLNNRHRARHDSISTEASTWDMWDERLLEISKRAARGDDSSSLSSFRLGEKGRELDDGSSMCSETSSMYNFCGKNKDKLTPLERWQIKRIQFGWNKKDLKADNENKIEASEEEQEGKEKKSLADVSMTAYQTWKLKHQKKIGNENKNEVIDLTKDEDISSKRTQQRRAELLERTKRTLEESKSLSECETGSSLSGSVPFSLFFSKTPDQSASDQAASVLSMQSGASSTSRARTASATTVPMPPLQANPDASVSLSSIQDWIASVVSEQIAIKQSEIMNAATPLDCNGHLRATGRCNEDDKMSHCSMQSAGSLQRPSAAQSADTQSVLSYSSLSSLKTGSLRSKEIAKTSKPLFSLFADEVNLEKLDCRNREIKSEMKNKMDAYQKEKVNVNNKRSTLFRKKKKDENDNEHLVETNSRFSPSLGTDKFDVQSNISGDLSCAGSSIPDPTHSIQKWLSDVKDVPVSNKKYDSITKSETKPFQASYLRDPSYGSMQNAAEVSDLYVTRDDLKSPLRDSGEYPSRQFSSSYKSKEVDNNSKLRDSNPSSHLEYSHFPRSLADEAGSSRDSYSGRSFKEMQPPSPSDNWQLSEQPPTRPIPRRSRLHSPETEHNDNTVEVHAKRKFKQSFASVEEQDFGKVNDNDLENPTVKKGLKTASINSSDEEDDKIIAAWRSRQQIRIKDRKKYQNE; encoded by the exons ATGGCGACAGCTGACAATAACAACAATGAACAAGTTGTACCAGGAGACACTGAACAAGATGATGTCCATTCTGTGCAGGCCCGGTACCTACGCAGCCCATCGCCAAGCAG ATTTTCCATTGTATCAGACACGGACACAGAGAGCATCTTCATGGAGCCTATACATCTATCATCTGCAGTTGCTGCAACAATGATAATTAATGAAG AATTGAAGCCCAAAGAAATAAAAATCGAGCCAATGTCGCCAAAAATGATGGAATCAGCTGAGCAGCTGCTTGTGGAAGACCTCTATAATCGAGTGAAAGTGAAGATTGATGACAGAAGCAAATACAACACCCCCTGTATCATGGACATCCAGCATGCTCTCATGCGGAAAATGGAGGCGCCCCTCGAGATAATCAGTGAGGTGTGGCCCAATGTCTTCATTGCTGAAAA GAGTGCAGCTGTGAATAAGGGTCGACTGAAACGACTGGGGATCACACACATCCTCAACGCTGCCCATGGAACGGGCGTCTACACCTCAAAAGCTTTTTACACGGGATTGGAAATTGAGTACCTTGGAATCGAAGCTGATGATTTCCCTGACTTTGACTTGTCTAAATACTTCCGTAAAGCTGCCGAATTTATGGATGAAGCTCTTTTAACGTGCCGAG GTAAAGTTTTGGTTTGCAGTGTAATGGGAACCAGTCGATCAGCAGCATTTGTGGCCGCCTACCTTATGATCTTTCACCATATGACAATCATGGAGGCATTAATGACTCTGAGGAAGAAACGTCCAATCTACCCAAATGAAGGGTTCATAAAGCAGCTTAGGGAACTAAATGAGAATCTTCTGGATGAGCGTAGCCAGTGTGATCTGGAAGATGACGATGAGACCCTCAGCCAATGTTCGGTGATTGAAGCAAAAGCATTTGTGGCTGAGGAGGAGACCCAGAGCATCGTGGGGGTTCAGGCACATTCTATCATGGTGGAGGAGGAAGAAGACACATCAAGTTTAATTGCTGGCAGCCTGATGAGTTCTGTTGCAAAGACTAACGTTACTTCCAAAGACCCATTAATCGACGAGGAGGAAGAGGAAAGGATCTATAGAGAATGGAGGGCAAAACAAGGTTTGTCACCAGTAGAATCCACATACAAACCAAGAAGGAGGAGTCCTGAGCTCCCTGATGATCCTGAGAAAGAGAACGATCTTGACTGGCTGATCAGAGAATGGCAAAGTAAAAATGAAAAGTTTGAAACGGATCTTAGTTGTCAATTCCTGAGCAACAATGAGGGTGATGCAGAGTGCCAAAATGCACGAAGAAGACAACTTGCCAGTGACCGAGATGGCACAGAAAGTGTTAGCAGTATTGACAGTGATCTCCTTCAACAACGTTTGGAAGATTGTTTAAATAATCGACACAGAGCTCGGCATGACTCCATATCCACTGAAGCCAGCACATGGGACATGTGGGATGAGCGATTGCTTGAGATTAGCAAGAGAGCTGCAAGGGGTGATGACAGTAGCAGCCTGTCTTCTTTTAGGCTTGGTGAAAAGGGGAGAGAGCTGGATGACGGAAGTTCCATGTGCTCAGAAACGAGCTCTATGTATAACTTCTGTGGGAAGAACAAAGACAAGCTGACACCACTGGAAAGGTGGCAAATCAAACGGATACAATTTGGATGGAACAAAAAAGATTTGAAAGCAGACAATgagaataaaattgaagcaaGTGAGGAGGagcaggaggggaaggagaaaaaaTCTCTTGCTGATGTCAGCATGACAGCCTATCAGACCTGGAAGCTGAAACATCAGAAAAAAATaggtaatgaaaataaaaatgaggTGATTGATTTAACAAAGGATGAAGATATTTCATCGAAGAGAACTCAACAAAGACGTGCTGAGCTCTTGGAACGCACTAAACGTACACTGGAAGAGAGCAAGTCCCTAtccgagtgtgagacagggagtTCCTTGAGTGGAAgtgtcccattctctctcttcTTTTCCAAAACGCCTGACCAAAGTGCAAGTGATCAAGCCGCCTCGGTGCTAAGCATGCAGAGTGGCGCATCATCAACCTCCAGAGCCAGAACTGCCTCAGCTACGACAGTTCCTATGCCACCTTTGCAAGCAAACCCTGATGCTAGTGTATCGCTCTCAAGCATCCAGGATTGGATTGCCTCGGTAGTGAGTGAACAGATCGCGATAAAGCAATCTGAAATTATGAACGCTGCAACGCCTTTGGACTGTAACGGCCATCTCCGGGCCACCGGAAGATGCAACGAAGATGACAAAATGTCGCATTGCAGCATGCAAAGTGCTGGCTCTCTACAGCGACCTAGCGCAGCTCAGAGCGCGGATACGCAGTCTGTCCTGTCATACAGCAGTCTGTCCAGCCTGAAGACTGGAAGTCTGCGTTCAAAAGAGATTGCAAAGACAAGCAAGCCACTGTTCAGCCTGTTTGCAGATGAAGTTAATCTTGAAAAATTAGACtgtagaaacagagagattaagaGTGAGATGAAAAATAAAATGGATGCATACCAAAAAGAAAAAGTCAATGTGAACAATAAGCGCAGCACATTatttagaaagaaaaagaaggatgAAAATGACAATGAGCATTTGGTTGAGACAAATTCTAGATTTTCTCCCTCTTTGGGGACAGATAAGTTTGACGTACAGTCTAATATTTCAGGAGATCTCTCATGTGCAGGCTCGAGTATTCCAGATCCAACTCACAGTATCCAAAAATGGCTTAGTGATGTCAAGGATGTACCTGTTAGCAACAAAAAATATGACTCAATTACTAAGAGCGAAACAAAACCCTTTCAGGCTTCCTATCTCCGTGATCCAAGTTATGGGTCAatgcaaaatgctgcagaagTATCAGATTTGTATGTAacaagagatgatttaaagtcACCATTGAGAGACTCAGGAGAGTATCCATCCAGACAATTTTCCTCTTCCTATAAATCAAAGGAAGTTGATAATAACTCCAAGCTGAGAGATTCTAATCCTTCATCTCATTTGGAATACTCACATTTCCCCAGATCATTGGCTGATGAGGCAGGTAGTTCCAGAGATTCCTATTCTGGAAGGTCCTTCAAGGAGATGCAGCCTCCAAGTCCAAGTGACAATTGGCAGCTGTCTGAACAACCGCCAACCCGCCCTATCCCCAGGAGATCTCGATTGCACAGCCCAGAGACAGAGCACAATGATAATACAGTGGAAGTGCATGCCAAGAGAAAATTTAAGCAGAGTTTTGCATCCGTAGAAGAACAGGACTTTGGAAAAGTTAATGATAATGATCTTGAGAATCCTACAGTAAAGAAAGGTTTGAAGACtgcatcaataaacagcagcgaTGAAGAAGATGACAAGATTATAGCTGCTTGGAGGAGTCGTCAGCAAATTAGAATCAAAGATAGAAAAAAGTATCAGAATGAATAA